atatatgtaggttACTATATCGTATGATAAAGATTATGTACAAATAGTTTTGAAAACTTGGCTAAACTTTTCAAagacacaaaaaattaactcTTTCCActcatttgttttcaattttatatacaagttaattaattagatTAGCAGAGAACGAAGGAACATTTAAGAATTTACTATGTGgtctgcatatgtgtgtgtaagtgtgtgttaaatggcgtttcgtttcgttttctTTCGGAGACTACATGAAGCTATAGAGAGAGtgataaatttgaattgaatgtaCAAAGCTTAGACCTCCGTGGAGCGCGAGTCATCGGAGCGCGAGGATTTACGCTCGCGTCCTGGTATGCGTCCTCTGACTTCAGACTGCGCCTGCGCCTGAGCTTGCGCTTGTGCTTGGGCTTGTgcctgcgcctgcgcctgcagttgcatttgagcttgtgccacttgctgctgttgcatcatttgctgctgctgcagcatgtACGCCGCTTGGGATTGCTGCATGAAGTTGGCATGCGTATAGGCCTGCATGCCTGGTGCGGCATACACATTGCTGGGCGTGGCCATGgcgccgcctgctgctgcgggcGCCAGCTGGAAACGCATCTTGGAGGCGGCTATGGCGGCGGCTGCGTTCTCCCGCGATGCACTCGAGGTGGTGGTCGATTGAAAGCTCACGCTCATGCCGCTGTCCAAGCTGCCGACGCTGCCACGACGCTGCGGCTTCTCGTTGCCAACTGCAAAAAGAGACAAAGCGTCAAGTTTGACTTGCAACTGAATCTAAAAACCACTTACATTGCTCGTGCATGTCCAGCAGACTGTTGCTAAGCGCGCTGCGCTTTAGCTGCGTCGAATCCGCAGAGTTGGGCGCCTGCTCGCCGGCGGCCTGCGCTCCCGGCGGATAGGGACATGGACAGACTTCGACATCGGCCACACCGCTGTCGCGATTATCGGCATTGCCTGGGGCACGATTGCGCGCTGACTTCTGACGCTCCAGCTCGGCCTCAATGCGCAGCGCTTCCATTTCATCCATTTCGCTAATGGACTCCTTGAGATCCTCTGCGAACTTGCAGCGGTCGTGCTCGTTGCGCGCATTGAATGTGATCAGTATCTTGCCGTCGACCTTCTGCGACAGCTGAATGCAGTACGGATAGTTGGGCATGTCCAGCAGATTGACCACAGTGCCGCACAATGGGAAACTATTGCGAAACGTGTATGTGACTGAGGTCTTCTTCTTGCTAAAGATTTTGGTAATGACCAGCAGATCGTTGAAGAGAAACACCTCGCGCTGATGCACGCCCGGACGCTCCTTCTTGTTCACATCCGGTATTTCATACAGGCGACAATAGCAGACGAGTCGACGATGCGGCAGCGCCAGATTCGGCTTCTTGCCCACAATTGTGGCTTGCACCTTCATCACCTGTGTGACATGATCGCTGCCCGGCTTGAACTCGTCCGACTTGACGCGCTCATAGATGCCGCAGAGCATGTCCTTGTCTATGTCATGGCAGTCGTCAATGCCACGCAGATTCTTAATGAAATCCTCAACGCGCATGCGACGCTCCGGCTTCAAATTGGGCGTATGCAGATCCGTATTCAGCATAATAATAGCAAAGGCCAGCACAAAGATCTGAAAGTGAAAGCAATTAGCAATTTTGTACAGTGTATAGAATTGTAGTACTCACCGTATCGGAACTTCTGAGTCTGCCCACAATGTCGCCGTTGCATTCGCAGTAGCGCTGCGAGAAAATCTCCATGAGGCGCTCAATCTTCTGCGCCTCGCCCGGCATGCGGAAGTAGGCCTGGAATTTGCGCAGCGCCACATCCACTTGCCGCCCGGACAGATCCAGCTCCAGCGCAAAGCAGCTGAGCACAGCCATGTTGAACTGATTCTGCAGATTGCCCAAGTACTCGCCAATCATTTGCCGCGACAGTCCCTTGCGCGTGATGAGGAAACGTGCCACGCCCTGTGGCGTATTCTCGAGGAAGCCGCGACGTATCAAATAAGTGATGCCCTTCTCCGGCTTCTTGTTGAACAGATTGAGACCGACGCGGTATTGACGCTTCCGAATCGTCTCGGACAGCTTGTAGTtctgtgccacgcccactgccgcctgcagctgctgctgcgcctcgtgctgctgctgctcgtgctGCTCATACTGCGCCGCACTCGTGTGCGAGCTGATGGCGTGATCATCGGTTGGGGGCACGCCGCCAGTGGCTGTGACTGCTGCCACCGCCACTTGCATGTGGGcggctgccacgcccacagacTCTGCGGAGTGCGTGCTGAACTGCTGTGAACTGTTGAGCGCCGTGCCGCGCTTCCAAGTGTGCGGCGAATTGCTGCGATCCGAGCCCAGATCCGAGTTGAGATTGCGCTCCGCGGAGGTTACACTCGAGTCCGAGCCCGAGCTCTGCACGCTGGTGAGGCTGCCGTTCTCCGCGGTCTTGCAGAGTCCGTTGGTGCGCAGCAGcgaaggcggcggcggcgtttggcgttgcagcaacagcagctggctcTGCTGCTGGGCGGTGATGGAGCTGGTGCGCTTGGGCACCTCGGGCGGCACCTTCttgccgctggcgctgccCTGGCTGCCGCagctgggcgtgggcgtggtgcTGCCGCCCTTGGGACGCATGTAGATCTGGGCGGCGGAGTAGTAGGGCGTGTGTGGGGAGTGGCCGCTGGTGTTCACCCACGAGGCGTTCAGCGAGGTGTCCGCCGAGCTGGCGTAGCTCAGCTCATGCGGCGAGCCATGGTAGCTGGTGTAGTAGGCGGCTGTGGGCAGCGCCTGGGCGGCATAGTAATGCGGCTCGGCGGCGTGCAGCAAATTGACGTGTGGATGGGAGGAGAGCGCGGAGACAGAGTTGGTGGAGCTGGCAATGGAAACGGGAGAGGCGCCtgcaaaaaccaaacaaatataaatggtTGCAACTATGGGTATGGCTACGGTGCTCACCTGACTGACTGCGCGGTATGGGACTGCTGTCCAGCTGTCGTCGCTCTCGCATGCTCAGCGAGCGTGTGGGCGGCGTGCGCGCTAATCCCGGCGAGGCAGCACCTGGCGGTCCAGCCATAATGGTGACTctaggctgctgctgctgctgttgatgctgctgctgctgttgttgctgctgctgctgttccagcTGAGATTCTGTAGCGCTGCCATAGGCAGACGAAAGCGAAACATTCACTGAGGCTGCGCCGCTTTCCTCTGCCAGCGTCAAACTGGAGGCGGTGACGACCATGCGGCGACTGAGACGCTTCTCTGCCTTGGCCATGGCCGTGATGGAGGCAAACTTCTTGACCATCATGTAGTGACGAAAGGCGCGCTGTATGGTTACGGCCGCATTGCGTGCGCGCACTCCGCCGTACTTGCGTTCCAGCAGCTCGATCTGCTTGTCCAGCAGATCCTGTGAGAGCTCGtagctgcaagcaaagcaaacagaacATTAAAATTGCGCTGAATTTCACAAGCATAGTGACAACAATTCATTTggggctgttgctgttgctttttagtTAAGATAAGATaagaacaaaaacacaaaaacttgGCACTTGGCTTggttattaaaagcaaacgccACGCGTCACCAACTACAAAAAATGCTAGTTACAAACAGTTGAAACTAACTAAACTTggcttataaatatgcaaacaaacttttgttaaCTAAGCGCGCCACAGCTGAGCAGTATCAAAGTTATCGCTAGACtgacagcaaatattttcgaTATGACAAAACGCAGTTATCTAGCAACAGTCACTatactaactatatatatatttatagaattgtttgcttaaaccTGTGTGACTTCAATGCAAAGAACTTGTTTATAATGCATTAATTCATTATTGTTTTTACTCAGATTAAAGTTTAGAGAATTCAACTcattctaaattaaattaattctacatttgttgctgctgctgctgcttcttctttacttttatttataatcactgttgcaacaacaagttgacgtttaattaaaagacaaacaaagttCTAAACCAAGTGCCGCAACAGCTGTCGCAGCAGATTTCCCAAGTCAGCTGATAGctgccacaaatatttgcatatgccacatgctgttgctgctgctgttggcataCGTCAGACTTTGGCTTtatcttattgttgctgcttatcgcaaattgaaattgtcgCAGCGCAAAGTCCAAACTAATTGGCGCCTTAGGGGGCGAGCCCTTTAAGCTGTCACATAACATTCCGATAACTATCACaatattcttatatatattatatattattttattgctacttACGCTGACTGTGCGCGCGTGCGTTTGAGCACATCGCCGCCATTTCGTATGGAGTTCTTCttgtgcatttgctgctgctgctgctgttgatgctgctgctgttggtgttgctgctgctgctgctgatgttgcagcATGGATGCGCCAGTGCCAACGCCACtgccagcaataacaacagctccggcatgatgatgatgatggtgtcCATGGCTGTGACTGTGTAGCAGGTGATGTGTGTGATTGTGATGATGATAGTTgccactggctgctgctgctgccacttgttgcatatagtgctgctgctgttgcaagtgctgctgctgctgctgctgttgctgttgctgctgctgatggcaCGTGGGatactgctgcagctgatatATCATTTGGGGCTGTGGCGCGGGGTAATTGATGCTGGCCGCCGAATTGTGTGCAGCGCCGGGCGCATAATGATTCTGCAGATAAACATAGTTGCCACCATCGGTGGCACTGCTGGCCGCTATGGGTGCGCCGGCCAGATCGTATTGTGTGGAGCCGCTGCGCTCAATGCTCTTCTGCGGAAAGCTGCAAAGAGATCGAAATCGAGTTAGAGTTTAGTCTAaactttcatttgtttatgttttatagtttatacCTTTCGCCAATTATAAAACCTGATATGCAAATAAtcatatttgattttcaatctAAACACATTTAGCAAAAGGTCAAGTCtcgttaaagcttaaattatgcaaattaataaagacGATTTAGAATCGCGCAAGGGAAGTCACAGTTGAGTTTTATATGCTTGTTATAAACTTAAGTTAGTTACACACGTCGTCGCTCAGCAACGTTCACGTTTCAACTAAACCGAGCTCAGGGCTCAAATGCTCGACAAGCTGCTCGAGCGTCCGCTGAGCATGCGCGTCGGCGTTTACACAAAAAACAGCGAAACGTGTTTTGCTTCacttaatgtgtgtgtgtgtctatgtgtgggTATCAGCTgcctacgcacacacacacacacacacacagaaaggCAGAGCAAGGGAGAGAGACATTGCatctgttttgtttgtttgacgcagctacaaaacaatttccaaATCTTCTACCCTTAGCAGAAGCCTTAGACAAAAGAGCAGCTCTTAAGCGTAAAAGGATCCATATAGACCCAGGCACAATGACAAGGGTTGGCTGCCATCTGTTGTGCAGCAAGGAAATGATTAGCCAACGATGACATAGACACAAATATTCTACGCTCCACCAACTACAGAAAATTCAAGCACTGCAAAGTGTCAGAATCTCAGCTCAGCGAACTCTGGCGACAGATTGTTAACAAGTGCAGCGAGATAATTACAGGATGCGCTGGAAAAGGAAAAACTAATGGACTAAaatgagctgcaattaaattgattttggcTTCAAAGAAAAGAACTCCGCTATTGATTTGAGTAGCAGACACccccaaaattaaatttattatagaaaATTAGCTACTGGACGCTTCATCTACGCGTTACTTTCATTATTCGCGCTGATtcctaaataaattatatacaagcATTACCTAAAATAATCCTTAgctataattttcaatttagtttttacaTAAGAGCACAAAATCCTCAAAATCTTCCCAAGCTTGagatttgtttttgaaattaattatataaattatcaaCTTATCTAGCTTTTTATAGCTATAAACTT
The DNA window shown above is from Drosophila busckii strain San Diego stock center, stock number 13000-0081.31 chromosome 3L, ASM1175060v1, whole genome shotgun sequence and carries:
- the LOC108599939 gene encoding IQ motif and SEC7 domain-containing protein 1 isoform X1, whose translation is MEAENKNATEAAAEQQQQQQQQQQQQQQQQQQQLLLHQTTQSLLMASSMLYELPGAMPAALPQVRVSVEDLVRENQALHARIKELSLERDRLVCEVSNLRLELDMSELKRLPLDLEEGFPQKSIERSGSTQYDLAGAPIAASSATDGGNYVYLQNHYAPGAAHNSAASINYPAPQPQMIYQLQQYPTCHQQQQQQQQQQQQHLQQQQHYMQQVAAAAASGNYHHHNHTHHLLHSHSHGHHHHHHAGAVVIAGSGVGTGASMLQHQQQQQQHQQQQHQQQQQQQMHKKNSIRNGGDVLKRTRAQSAYELSQDLLDKQIELLERKYGGVRARNAAVTIQRAFRHYMMVKKFASITAMAKAEKRLSRRMVVTASSLTLAEESGAASVNVSLSSAYGSATESQLEQQQQQQQQQQHQQQQQQPRVTIMAGPPGAASPGLARTPPTRSLSMRERRQLDSSPIPRSQSGASPVSIASSTNSVSALSSHPHVNLLHAAEPHYYAAQALPTAAYYTSYHGSPHELSYASSADTSLNASWVNTSGHSPHTPYYSAAQIYMRPKGGSTTPTPSCGSQGSASGKKVPPEVPKRTSSITAQQQSQLLLLQRQTPPPPSLLRTNGLCKTAENGSLTSVQSSGSDSSVTSAERNLNSDLGSDRSNSPHTWKRGTALNSSQQFSTHSAESVGVAAAHMQVAVAAVTATGGVPPTDDHAISSHTSAAQYEQHEQQQHEAQQQLQAAVGVAQNYKLSETIRKRQYRVGLNLFNKKPEKGITYLIRRGFLENTPQGVARFLITRKGLSRQMIGEYLGNLQNQFNMAVLSCFALELDLSGRQVDVALRKFQAYFRMPGEAQKIERLMEIFSQRYCECNGDIVGRLRSSDTIFVLAFAIIMLNTDLHTPNLKPERRMRVEDFIKNLRGIDDCHDIDKDMLCGIYERVKSDEFKPGSDHVTQVMKVQATIVGKKPNLALPHRRLVCYCRLYEIPDVNKKERPGVHQREVFLFNDLLVITKIFSKKKTSVTYTFRNSFPLCGTVVNLLDMPNYPYCIQLSQKVDGKILITFNARNEHDRCKFAEDLKESISEMDEMEALRIEAELERQKSARNRAPGNADNRDSGVADVEVCPCPYPPGAQAAGEQAPNSADSTQLKRSALSNSLLDMHEQFGNEKPQRRGSVGSLDSGMSVSFQSTTTSSASRENAAAAIAASKMRFQLAPAAAGGAMATPSNVYAAPGMQAYTHANFMQQSQAAYMLQQQQMMQQQQVAQAQMQLQAQAQAQAQAQAQAQAQAQSEVRGRIPGRERKSSRSDDSRSTEV
- the LOC108599939 gene encoding IQ motif and SEC7 domain-containing protein 1 isoform X3, which codes for MSNMSSYTAAQYYKTTNMITSNEIYCFPQKSIERSGSTQYDLAGAPIAASSATDGGNYVYLQNHYAPGAAHNSAASINYPAPQPQMIYQLQQYPTCHQQQQQQQQQQQQHLQQQQHYMQQVAAAAASGNYHHHNHTHHLLHSHSHGHHHHHHAGAVVIAGSGVGTGASMLQHQQQQQQHQQQQHQQQQQQQMHKKNSIRNGGDVLKRTRAQSAYELSQDLLDKQIELLERKYGGVRARNAAVTIQRAFRHYMMVKKFASITAMAKAEKRLSRRMVVTASSLTLAEESGAASVNVSLSSAYGSATESQLEQQQQQQQQQQHQQQQQQPRVTIMAGPPGAASPGLARTPPTRSLSMRERRQLDSSPIPRSQSGASPVSIASSTNSVSALSSHPHVNLLHAAEPHYYAAQALPTAAYYTSYHGSPHELSYASSADTSLNASWVNTSGHSPHTPYYSAAQIYMRPKGGSTTPTPSCGSQGSASGKKVPPEVPKRTSSITAQQQSQLLLLQRQTPPPPSLLRTNGLCKTAENGSLTSVQSSGSDSSVTSAERNLNSDLGSDRSNSPHTWKRGTALNSSQQFSTHSAESVGVAAAHMQVAVAAVTATGGVPPTDDHAISSHTSAAQYEQHEQQQHEAQQQLQAAVGVAQNYKLSETIRKRQYRVGLNLFNKKPEKGITYLIRRGFLENTPQGVARFLITRKGLSRQMIGEYLGNLQNQFNMAVLSCFALELDLSGRQVDVALRKFQAYFRMPGEAQKIERLMEIFSQRYCECNGDIVGRLRSSDTIFVLAFAIIMLNTDLHTPNLKPERRMRVEDFIKNLRGIDDCHDIDKDMLCGIYERVKSDEFKPGSDHVTQVMKVQATIVGKKPNLALPHRRLVCYCRLYEIPDVNKKERPGVHQREVFLFNDLLVITKIFSKKKTSVTYTFRNSFPLCGTVVNLLDMPNYPYCIQLSQKVDGKILITFNARNEHDRCKFAEDLKESISEMDEMEALRIEAELERQKSARNRAPGNADNRDSGVADVEVCPCPYPPGAQAAGEQAPNSADSTQLKRSALSNSLLDMHEQFGNEKPQRRGSVGSLDSGMSVSFQSTTTSSASRENAAAAIAASKMRFQLAPAAAGGAMATPSNVYAAPGMQAYTHANFMQQSQAAYMLQQQQMMQQQQVAQAQMQLQAQAQAQAQAQAQAQAQAQSEVRGRIPGRERKSSRSDDSRSTEV
- the LOC108599939 gene encoding IQ motif and SEC7 domain-containing protein 1 isoform X2, whose protein sequence is MSKTHHHSNHRRQLPVPVPALHSSNSLEDSSGSESFLQYDSDKKPPPIVVVVGDGRSRVRRVVRTATRHVTVVSLSTRHKESQTHTSHHVTAVSFPQKSIERSGSTQYDLAGAPIAASSATDGGNYVYLQNHYAPGAAHNSAASINYPAPQPQMIYQLQQYPTCHQQQQQQQQQQQQHLQQQQHYMQQVAAAAASGNYHHHNHTHHLLHSHSHGHHHHHHAGAVVIAGSGVGTGASMLQHQQQQQQHQQQQHQQQQQQQMHKKNSIRNGGDVLKRTRAQSAYELSQDLLDKQIELLERKYGGVRARNAAVTIQRAFRHYMMVKKFASITAMAKAEKRLSRRMVVTASSLTLAEESGAASVNVSLSSAYGSATESQLEQQQQQQQQQQHQQQQQQPRVTIMAGPPGAASPGLARTPPTRSLSMRERRQLDSSPIPRSQSGASPVSIASSTNSVSALSSHPHVNLLHAAEPHYYAAQALPTAAYYTSYHGSPHELSYASSADTSLNASWVNTSGHSPHTPYYSAAQIYMRPKGGSTTPTPSCGSQGSASGKKVPPEVPKRTSSITAQQQSQLLLLQRQTPPPPSLLRTNGLCKTAENGSLTSVQSSGSDSSVTSAERNLNSDLGSDRSNSPHTWKRGTALNSSQQFSTHSAESVGVAAAHMQVAVAAVTATGGVPPTDDHAISSHTSAAQYEQHEQQQHEAQQQLQAAVGVAQNYKLSETIRKRQYRVGLNLFNKKPEKGITYLIRRGFLENTPQGVARFLITRKGLSRQMIGEYLGNLQNQFNMAVLSCFALELDLSGRQVDVALRKFQAYFRMPGEAQKIERLMEIFSQRYCECNGDIVGRLRSSDTIFVLAFAIIMLNTDLHTPNLKPERRMRVEDFIKNLRGIDDCHDIDKDMLCGIYERVKSDEFKPGSDHVTQVMKVQATIVGKKPNLALPHRRLVCYCRLYEIPDVNKKERPGVHQREVFLFNDLLVITKIFSKKKTSVTYTFRNSFPLCGTVVNLLDMPNYPYCIQLSQKVDGKILITFNARNEHDRCKFAEDLKESISEMDEMEALRIEAELERQKSARNRAPGNADNRDSGVADVEVCPCPYPPGAQAAGEQAPNSADSTQLKRSALSNSLLDMHEQFGNEKPQRRGSVGSLDSGMSVSFQSTTTSSASRENAAAAIAASKMRFQLAPAAAGGAMATPSNVYAAPGMQAYTHANFMQQSQAAYMLQQQQMMQQQQVAQAQMQLQAQAQAQAQAQAQAQAQAQSEVRGRIPGRERKSSRSDDSRSTEV